From one Thermatribacter velox genomic stretch:
- a CDS encoding V-type ATP synthase subunit F, with amino-acid sequence MRFFLISDNIDTQIGLRLAGIKGVVVHTREEILPVLEEVEKDPTVGVILMTEKIAEVVPDQVQRLKLSRDLPLLTIIPDRHGTRRNKDFILNYVESAIGVKVK; translated from the coding sequence GTGCGTTTTTTCTTAATCAGCGATAACATTGATACCCAGATAGGATTGCGTCTGGCTGGGATTAAAGGGGTTGTGGTACACACCCGTGAGGAGATTCTTCCCGTGCTTGAGGAAGTCGAAAAGGATCCCACGGTTGGCGTCATCTTAATGACTGAAAAAATTGCTGAGGTTGTGCCTGACCAGGTGCAGCGTCTCAAACTTTCCAGAGATTTGCCCCTTTTGACCATCATTCCAGACCGTCATGGAACCCGTCGCAACAAGGATTTCATCCTTAACTATGTTGAAAGTGCTATTGGAGTGAAAGTGAAATGA
- the glmS gene encoding glutamine--fructose-6-phosphate transaminase (isomerizing) — protein MCGIIGYVGERPALPLILSGLKRLEYRGYDSVGIALLGEEEICVVKNKGRIRDFELDLADLNFPSFCGIGHTRWATHGIPSRENAHPHLDCAGGIALVHNGIIENYRSLRLCLSEDGHVFRSETDSEVIVHLLEGEGTPLERLVKAVGKLKGSFALCILFKEDPGAIYGVRMSSPLILGVGNGENFLASDVPAFLQNTNRVVFIEDGEIVRVTRSGWEIFDFEGRKKSGSSVVTIPWDPVSAEKGGYKHFMLKEIHEQPQVFEDTLAGRVNLLEGQVYFEELQEFPIDFERVVIVACGTACHAGMLGRIFLEKFARIPTEVDYASEFRYRDPLVDSKTLVLSISQSGETADTLAAVSLAREKGCRVVSVCNVLGSSLTRISDWVLYTRAGVEISVASTKAFLCQMAVLLLFAIYLGQHRGCLGKEETRRLLEELVTLPRLIRDILEREEDICKLAKKFYLFRNFLYLGRGVLFPLALEGALKLKEISYIHAEGLSAGEMKHGPIALVEPDLATFVLVGQDVVRSKIIGNMEEIKARQGKIIALCCFGDQEVAEQADEVIYIPRVTECLLPFLAIVPMQLFAYYVALEKGCDIDQPRNLAKSVTVE, from the coding sequence TTGTGTGGCATTATAGGTTATGTTGGTGAACGCCCCGCCTTACCGCTTATTCTTTCAGGCCTTAAAAGGCTTGAATACCGGGGTTACGATTCGGTGGGTATTGCTCTCCTTGGAGAAGAAGAAATCTGTGTAGTTAAAAACAAGGGTAGGATCAGGGATTTTGAGTTGGATCTTGCCGATCTTAACTTCCCCTCTTTTTGCGGTATAGGCCACACCCGCTGGGCAACTCATGGTATTCCCTCTCGTGAGAATGCTCATCCGCATCTTGACTGCGCTGGTGGCATTGCGCTGGTTCACAATGGCATTATCGAAAATTATCGTTCCTTACGGCTTTGCTTGAGTGAAGATGGGCATGTTTTCCGGTCGGAAACCGATAGCGAAGTCATTGTTCATCTTTTGGAAGGAGAAGGTACTCCTCTGGAGCGCTTGGTTAAAGCAGTAGGAAAGCTGAAAGGCTCATTCGCACTGTGCATCCTTTTCAAGGAAGATCCGGGAGCAATTTACGGTGTGCGAATGTCCAGTCCGCTAATTTTAGGAGTTGGCAATGGAGAAAACTTTCTGGCCTCTGATGTACCGGCCTTTTTGCAAAATACCAATCGAGTAGTTTTTATTGAAGACGGAGAAATAGTGAGAGTTACCAGAAGTGGTTGGGAGATATTCGATTTTGAGGGTCGAAAAAAATCCGGTTCATCGGTGGTTACTATTCCCTGGGACCCGGTAAGTGCTGAAAAGGGTGGATACAAGCATTTCATGCTTAAAGAAATCCACGAACAACCCCAGGTTTTTGAGGATACCCTTGCAGGCCGAGTAAATTTACTTGAAGGCCAGGTGTACTTTGAAGAATTACAGGAGTTTCCCATCGATTTTGAACGTGTGGTCATTGTTGCCTGTGGTACTGCTTGCCATGCTGGTATGCTGGGGAGGATTTTTCTTGAGAAGTTTGCTCGCATACCTACCGAGGTAGATTATGCTTCTGAATTCCGCTATCGCGATCCTCTGGTCGATTCGAAAACTCTGGTGTTGAGCATTTCCCAGTCTGGAGAGACTGCAGATACTCTGGCAGCGGTTTCGCTGGCTCGGGAGAAGGGCTGTCGAGTGGTTTCAGTGTGCAATGTTTTGGGAAGTAGTTTGACCCGCATTTCAGATTGGGTGCTTTACACGCGGGCTGGTGTGGAAATAAGCGTGGCTTCGACTAAAGCCTTTTTATGTCAGATGGCGGTGCTTTTACTTTTTGCCATTTATCTGGGACAACACAGGGGTTGTTTAGGTAAGGAAGAAACACGCAGGTTACTTGAAGAACTGGTAACCTTGCCGCGCCTGATTCGAGACATTCTTGAACGGGAAGAAGATATTTGCAAACTGGCCAAGAAGTTTTACCTTTTCAGGAATTTCCTTTACCTAGGAAGGGGAGTACTTTTCCCCTTGGCACTCGAAGGGGCTCTCAAACTTAAAGAGATTTCCTATATCCATGCTGAGGGCTTGAGTGCCGGGGAGATGAAGCATGGCCCCATTGCTCTGGTGGAGCCCGATCTGGCCACTTTTGTTCTGGTAGGGCAGGATGTGGTTCGCTCTAAAATAATTGGTAACATGGAAGAGATCAAAGCACGCCAGGGGAAAATCATCGCTTTGTGTTGTTTTGGAGACCAGGAAGTAGCTGAGCAAGCCGACGAGGTGATTTATATCCCTCGGGTTACGGAATGCCTGTTACCTTTTCTGGCCATTGTTCCCATGCAGCTTTTTGCTTACTATGTGGCTCTTGAGAAGGGTTGCGATATTGACCAGCCAAGGAATCTGGCCAAAAGTGTTACTGTAGAGTAA
- a CDS encoding V-type ATP synthase subunit D, which yields MPIFSNVSPTRGNLIELQRSLELAREGHSLLDRKRNVLVREMMRYLDEAKTLQEEMDRVFQAAYLALQRANLDIGIERVEEIGFAVPEIQDLDVRLKSIMGVEIPEISWDRKEESRPAYGVYRTSAALDKAYLAFRKVVFLIIRLAVVENAVYRLAVEIKKTQKRVNALENVVIPDHVEKIKLIRDILEEQDREDFFKMKLLKKREGKSKEV from the coding sequence ATGCCGATTTTCAGCAACGTTTCTCCTACCAGGGGTAATCTTATAGAACTGCAGCGCTCTCTGGAATTGGCTAGAGAGGGACATTCTTTGCTGGATCGCAAAAGGAATGTGCTGGTAAGGGAGATGATGCGTTATCTTGACGAGGCAAAAACCCTTCAGGAGGAAATGGATCGTGTTTTTCAGGCTGCCTACCTTGCTCTGCAGCGGGCTAATCTGGATATAGGCATCGAGCGGGTGGAGGAAATCGGTTTTGCGGTTCCTGAAATTCAGGACCTCGATGTCCGCCTGAAAAGCATTATGGGAGTGGAAATCCCGGAGATAAGCTGGGATAGAAAGGAAGAGAGCCGTCCTGCTTATGGTGTCTATCGCACCAGCGCAGCACTGGATAAAGCCTACCTTGCCTTTCGCAAAGTGGTTTTTTTAATCATTCGTTTGGCGGTGGTTGAAAACGCTGTGTACCGCTTGGCTGTGGAAATCAAAAAGACCCAGAAGAGGGTGAATGCTTTGGAAAATGTAGTCATTCCTGATCATGTGGAAAAGATTAAACTTATACGTGATATACTGGAAGAGCAGGACAGGGAAGACTTTTTCAAGATGAAACTTTTGAAAAAACGAGAAGGAAAGAGCAAGGAGGTATAG
- the aglA gene encoding alpha-glucosidase AglA codes for MKISIVGAGSVRFALQLIGDIAKTENLSGAFISLMDINQEKLHTVHFLAQKYAEELGAQLSFEKTTSLEQTLEGADFVINTAAPLYPERYEKVTETGEKHGYYRGIDSQEFNMVSTYSYVICSYPDLKLSLEIARIMEKLCPEAWLLQTANPVFEVTQLLTQTTRAKVIGFCHGFSGVFEVFRALGLESQEVDWQVAGVNHGIWMNRFLYRGKDAYPLLEEWIEKNASSWKPRTPWDVQLSPAVIDMYRFYGMLPIGDTCRNGSWKYNYNLETKRRWYGEFGGIDNEVERPRYHQQLRESKRKLLDLAQEIQKHPHSKLTEIYPELFSKEKMSGEQHIPFINALSGGPEARLILNLQNQGVISGLPDDVVVEIPVVVRKDGLYPEKLEPDLTWRIKEMYLMPRILRMRWALEAFLSQDKRVLEEFLVRDPRTKSFEQIQAVLEEIMSLPINEELARYFGYR; via the coding sequence ATGAAAATCTCCATAGTAGGAGCAGGAAGTGTGCGTTTTGCTTTACAGCTGATAGGTGATATAGCAAAGACTGAAAACCTCTCTGGAGCTTTTATCTCCCTGATGGACATAAATCAAGAAAAACTGCATACCGTTCATTTCCTGGCTCAGAAGTACGCAGAGGAGCTTGGCGCTCAGCTTTCCTTTGAAAAAACCACCAGTCTTGAACAGACTCTGGAGGGAGCAGATTTTGTAATCAACACTGCTGCTCCTCTTTATCCTGAACGTTACGAAAAGGTCACCGAAACTGGAGAAAAGCACGGTTATTACCGGGGTATTGACAGCCAGGAGTTCAACATGGTTTCCACCTATTCCTATGTCATCTGTTCTTATCCGGATCTTAAGCTGTCCCTGGAGATTGCCAGAATCATGGAAAAACTCTGTCCTGAAGCCTGGTTGTTGCAAACTGCCAACCCAGTTTTTGAGGTTACCCAATTACTCACTCAGACTACCAGAGCAAAGGTTATTGGTTTCTGCCATGGTTTTTCAGGGGTGTTTGAGGTTTTCCGTGCCCTGGGTCTTGAGTCTCAGGAAGTGGATTGGCAGGTTGCAGGCGTTAATCATGGCATTTGGATGAATCGCTTCCTGTACCGGGGAAAGGATGCCTACCCCCTGCTTGAAGAGTGGATAGAGAAGAATGCTTCTTCCTGGAAACCTCGCACTCCCTGGGATGTCCAGTTGAGCCCGGCCGTGATTGATATGTACCGTTTCTATGGTATGTTGCCCATTGGGGATACCTGCCGCAATGGAAGCTGGAAGTACAACTACAACCTGGAGACCAAGAGAAGATGGTATGGAGAGTTTGGGGGAATTGATAATGAAGTGGAACGCCCTCGCTATCACCAGCAGTTGAGAGAAAGCAAGCGCAAACTCCTGGACCTTGCCCAGGAGATTCAAAAACATCCCCACTCCAAACTCACTGAGATATATCCGGAGCTCTTCAGCAAAGAGAAGATGAGTGGCGAACAGCACATTCCCTTCATAAACGCTCTTTCAGGTGGACCAGAAGCTCGTTTGATTCTCAACTTGCAAAACCAGGGTGTTATTTCTGGTCTACCTGATGATGTGGTGGTAGAGATTCCTGTGGTGGTGAGAAAAGATGGTCTGTATCCAGAGAAATTGGAGCCCGATTTGACCTGGAGAATCAAAGAGATGTATCTCATGCCCAGGATTCTGCGCATGCGCTGGGCACTGGAAGCTTTCCTGAGCCAAGACAAGAGAGTGCTTGAAGAATTTCTGGTTAGAGACCCCCGTACCAAGTCCTTTGAACAGATTCAGGCAGTACTTGAAGAGATTATGAGCTTACCCATCAATGAGGAATTAGCCAGGTACTTTGGTTATCGATGA
- a CDS encoding ATP synthase subunit C, with protein MATAMILTYGIFLGLLVLIGVMAAKGKWRLSRKTFLRLFWSSLLFLGVCSLAVFGFALPNALAQTENAPVATQPVSSGLGLLGAGLATGLAAIGAGIAVAITGSSAIGAISEKPELFGRTLTYVGLAEGIAIYGMIISVLILGRM; from the coding sequence ATGGCAACAGCGATGATTCTTACTTACGGAATTTTTCTGGGACTTTTAGTTTTAATTGGGGTGATGGCCGCGAAAGGTAAATGGCGTCTTTCCAGAAAGACTTTCCTGAGACTTTTCTGGAGCAGTCTCCTTTTTTTGGGCGTGTGTTCACTGGCTGTTTTTGGATTTGCTCTACCCAATGCACTGGCCCAAACTGAAAATGCCCCAGTGGCTACGCAACCTGTATCTTCTGGCCTTGGTTTGCTTGGAGCTGGTCTGGCCACTGGTCTTGCTGCAATTGGAGCAGGTATCGCCGTGGCGATAACCGGCTCTTCGGCAATTGGGGCCATCAGCGAAAAGCCAGAGCTTTTTGGACGCACCCTTACCTACGTGGGTCTTGCTGAAGGTATAGCCATTTACGGAATGATCATCTCCGTTCTGATTTTGGGAAGAATGTAG
- a CDS encoding V-type ATPase subunit, which translates to MSVFIFENFGLLGKTLAKAGKMLSDQDFQNLLSLHSVPEIARYLQNTPAYQQVLQDIQPDEIHRRDLEILVNQSTIYELFSLREFASFKERVIIDFFLTGFEIENLKLVTKYVVLGAQASPEDIEKKLFDLSPWSKVDFRALLRSKNLDELTHGLEGTAFYDLFQAAKERFSESRAMDVIENALDYWYLAGLPRKVKNFSSRDREAVLRFFGVQADLLNLELIYRMRFVFGMLPEKVYGLTIPLYRYFDSQRLMRLVRSQSLEEFMNMLLASPYRSVFYNWQESSEVLDEIFERSILSYLYRLARLLLRKHLAPLEVLIAFVTLKTFETRDLITVIEDIRYALDVRLAERYFIRPLKVVSLSGR; encoded by the coding sequence ATGAGTGTGTTCATTTTTGAGAATTTTGGTTTACTGGGTAAGACTTTAGCAAAAGCTGGGAAGATGCTTTCGGACCAGGACTTTCAAAACCTTTTGAGTCTCCACTCTGTTCCCGAAATTGCTCGTTATCTTCAGAATACACCCGCCTACCAGCAGGTTCTTCAAGATATTCAGCCCGATGAGATTCACCGCCGTGACCTGGAAATCCTGGTCAATCAGTCCACAATTTACGAGCTTTTTAGTTTGCGCGAGTTTGCCAGTTTTAAGGAAAGAGTCATTATTGACTTCTTCCTCACTGGTTTTGAAATTGAGAATCTCAAGCTGGTTACCAAGTACGTGGTGTTAGGTGCGCAGGCGAGTCCTGAGGATATAGAGAAAAAACTTTTTGACCTTTCTCCTTGGAGTAAAGTTGATTTTCGGGCTCTTTTGAGAAGTAAAAACCTTGACGAACTTACCCATGGGCTGGAGGGTACCGCTTTTTATGATTTATTCCAAGCTGCAAAAGAACGATTTAGTGAATCCCGAGCCATGGATGTTATCGAAAATGCCCTGGACTACTGGTACCTGGCTGGTTTGCCCAGAAAGGTGAAAAACTTCTCGTCCCGAGACCGTGAAGCTGTTTTACGCTTTTTTGGTGTGCAAGCAGATTTGTTGAACCTAGAGCTTATATACAGGATGCGCTTTGTTTTTGGGATGCTTCCTGAGAAAGTCTACGGACTCACCATACCTCTTTACAGGTATTTTGATTCTCAACGCTTGATGAGACTGGTCAGAAGCCAGAGCCTGGAAGAATTTATGAACATGCTTCTCGCTTCGCCCTACCGAAGTGTTTTTTATAACTGGCAGGAGAGCAGTGAAGTACTGGATGAGATATTCGAACGAAGCATCCTTTCTTACCTTTACCGGCTGGCGCGCCTTCTGCTTCGCAAACATCTTGCTCCTTTGGAGGTGTTGATTGCCTTTGTTACGCTCAAAACCTTTGAAACTCGTGACCTGATTACGGTCATCGAAGATATACGATATGCGCTGGATGTGCGCCTGGCAGAGCGCTATTTTATAAGACCCCTCAAGGTGGTGAGCCTGAGTGGCCGTTGA
- a CDS encoding V-type ATP synthase subunit B, whose protein sequence is MPVKEYVGLSRIVGPLVVVQGVSGVGYEDLVEIVYRGERRAGQVVLLEEDKAVVQVFEGTKGLIREETRVRFLGEPLRVPLSRNLVGRVLDGLGRPRDGQGKVMASLKRDIGGLPINPVSRVYPRSFIQTGVSAIDGMMTLIRGQKLPIFSGSGLPHVRLAVQIARQAKVRGENEEFVVVFAAIGLRHDEAEFVRRGLEETGAIKNAVMVLNLADDPTVERIATPRVALTIAEYLAFDEEMHVLAILVDMTNYCEALREISNFRGEVPGRKGYPGYMYSDLASIYERAGIIQGRRGSLTQLPVLAMPNDDITHPIPDLTGYITEGQIVLSRDLHRQGIYPPIAVLPSLSRLMKDGVGEGYTREDHPELAAQLFASYSHAQSVRSLATIIGTEELTEVDRKYLDFARRFEEEFVKQGFEEERSIEETLDLGWKMLSLLPRGELHQVKEKYLEKYWKG, encoded by the coding sequence GTGCCAGTTAAAGAGTATGTAGGCCTTTCTCGCATCGTTGGTCCTCTGGTAGTGGTCCAGGGGGTAAGCGGTGTTGGCTATGAAGATCTGGTGGAAATTGTTTACCGAGGAGAACGCAGAGCGGGTCAGGTGGTGCTCCTTGAGGAAGACAAGGCTGTAGTCCAGGTTTTTGAGGGTACCAAGGGCTTGATTCGTGAAGAAACGCGGGTGCGTTTTCTGGGTGAGCCCTTGAGGGTTCCTCTTTCCCGAAACCTGGTTGGTAGAGTGCTGGATGGTCTGGGCAGGCCTCGCGATGGTCAGGGTAAAGTGATGGCTTCCTTGAAGCGCGATATAGGGGGGTTGCCAATTAATCCTGTGTCCAGAGTTTATCCTCGTAGCTTTATTCAAACTGGTGTCTCAGCTATTGATGGTATGATGACCTTGATTCGGGGCCAGAAGCTGCCTATTTTCAGCGGGAGTGGGCTCCCTCATGTCCGGCTTGCTGTACAGATCGCTCGTCAGGCTAAAGTGCGAGGTGAAAATGAGGAATTTGTAGTAGTTTTTGCTGCGATAGGATTGCGCCACGACGAAGCAGAGTTTGTACGGAGAGGCCTTGAAGAAACTGGTGCTATTAAAAATGCTGTTATGGTTCTCAATCTTGCTGACGACCCAACTGTAGAACGTATTGCCACTCCGCGAGTTGCTCTAACCATTGCTGAGTATCTGGCTTTTGATGAGGAAATGCACGTTTTGGCCATCCTGGTGGATATGACCAATTACTGTGAAGCTCTACGGGAAATATCCAACTTCCGTGGAGAAGTTCCTGGAAGAAAAGGGTATCCAGGCTACATGTACAGCGACCTAGCCAGTATCTACGAGCGGGCAGGCATCATCCAGGGTCGACGCGGTTCTCTTACTCAGCTTCCGGTTCTTGCTATGCCCAACGATGATATCACCCATCCCATACCTGACCTTACCGGTTACATTACCGAGGGTCAGATAGTTTTAAGCAGAGACCTGCACCGGCAGGGTATTTATCCCCCCATTGCTGTTTTGCCTTCACTTTCCCGCTTAATGAAGGATGGGGTGGGTGAAGGATATACCCGTGAGGACCATCCCGAGCTTGCTGCTCAGCTTTTTGCAAGCTATAGCCATGCACAAAGCGTGCGTTCTCTGGCTACCATCATTGGGACAGAAGAGCTTACCGAAGTGGATCGTAAGTATCTTGATTTTGCCAGGCGTTTCGAAGAAGAGTTTGTCAAGCAGGGTTTTGAGGAGGAGCGAAGTATAGAAGAAACTCTGGATTTAGGGTGGAAGATGCTTTCCTTGCTGCCTCGCGGAGAGCTGCATCAGGTAAAAGAAAAGTATCTTGAAAAATACTGGAAGGGTTGA
- a CDS encoding V-type ATP synthase subunit I, whose protein sequence is MAVDRMCRLIIVGVKRKQEGMERLLKEIVASECFEPLSLENALPPETKPFFKEDGGTSFEEAFSLLCKLHKLSGKEPSPRPVFSPEIASRLNFSLKKARLLERKMDQKLSEISELKRLVERFEHMRRHLRTLRYLDVDFEDLISLEGFSIKFGRILSMYFDRLIESVNDAPILVVDIERERESQWIMVFTLPRMQKEAESILQSIGFEEHTLPRAMLKGSVEEVYFRVSDEIKKLCLEIERKNIELREIFYKNRTFIYQLLDHLYVLRSVYRLQERVGFSESLFALSGWVPEREKKKIQRLFEWEKETLVIEEQPDTREVLEEKVPVRLSNHSFFRPFESLVKMYGLPSYWEVDPTPVVALTFLFMFGFMFGDVGHGAILALAGFVYYLKKRSDLGWVFGWAGLSSVLFGFLYGSFLGFESLLPALWVRPIEEISYLMGISVAIGVILLALGMGLGMFNLIRAGHWKKFLLGSSGLAAFAFYWLGVWLVFSYFRYGELPRPANLWLSLLVVLLVVIYLHEVFEASPSARREKAVESTFVLFDEIIRFLSNTLSFIRLAAFAINHAGIFLAFLSIAQMVQGGGAFSGVSRVLVIIFGNLLILGLEGLVVFIQALRLEFYELFSRFFAGRGRPFQPVTFREISTERR, encoded by the coding sequence GTGGCCGTTGACAGGATGTGCCGCTTAATCATTGTGGGGGTTAAGCGGAAGCAGGAAGGCATGGAACGGTTATTGAAAGAGATCGTTGCGTCGGAGTGTTTTGAGCCTTTGTCTCTGGAGAATGCTTTGCCTCCTGAAACCAAACCTTTTTTCAAAGAAGATGGTGGAACTTCTTTTGAAGAGGCTTTTTCTTTGCTGTGCAAGCTTCACAAACTCTCTGGAAAAGAACCTTCACCCCGGCCTGTTTTCAGTCCAGAAATTGCTTCTCGGTTGAATTTCTCCTTAAAAAAGGCGCGGTTACTGGAGAGAAAGATGGACCAAAAACTCAGCGAGATTTCGGAATTGAAAAGACTGGTGGAGCGCTTTGAGCATATGCGCAGGCACCTCAGGACCCTTCGTTACCTGGACGTCGATTTTGAAGACCTGATAAGCCTTGAGGGTTTCTCGATAAAGTTTGGGCGCATATTGAGTATGTATTTTGATCGGCTAATCGAGAGTGTCAACGATGCCCCCATTCTGGTGGTGGACATAGAGAGGGAGCGAGAGTCACAGTGGATTATGGTTTTTACGCTTCCCAGAATGCAAAAAGAAGCGGAAAGCATCCTTCAATCCATCGGTTTTGAAGAACACACCCTACCTCGTGCCATGTTAAAGGGTTCCGTTGAAGAAGTTTATTTCAGAGTCTCTGATGAAATCAAAAAGCTGTGTCTGGAAATCGAGCGCAAGAACATCGAACTGCGAGAGATTTTTTACAAAAACCGCACTTTTATCTATCAGCTTCTGGACCATCTTTACGTATTGCGTTCTGTTTACCGATTGCAGGAGCGGGTTGGTTTCAGTGAAAGTCTCTTTGCCTTGTCGGGTTGGGTACCCGAAAGGGAGAAGAAGAAAATTCAGCGTCTCTTTGAGTGGGAAAAAGAAACGCTGGTAATTGAAGAACAGCCAGATACTCGGGAAGTGCTGGAGGAAAAGGTACCGGTGAGACTTTCTAATCATTCCTTTTTCCGCCCCTTTGAGAGCCTGGTTAAAATGTATGGTTTACCTTCTTACTGGGAAGTCGATCCTACACCGGTGGTTGCCCTGACTTTTCTCTTCATGTTTGGCTTTATGTTTGGTGACGTAGGTCATGGTGCCATTTTGGCACTGGCGGGTTTTGTCTATTATCTAAAGAAACGCTCGGATCTGGGTTGGGTATTTGGCTGGGCTGGGCTTTCTTCGGTTCTTTTTGGATTTTTGTATGGTAGTTTCCTGGGTTTTGAAAGTTTGTTACCTGCTTTGTGGGTGCGCCCAATTGAGGAAATTTCGTACCTCATGGGTATATCGGTAGCGATAGGTGTTATTTTGCTTGCTCTGGGGATGGGCCTGGGCATGTTTAACTTAATTCGTGCAGGACATTGGAAGAAGTTTTTGCTGGGAAGTTCCGGGCTGGCGGCTTTTGCTTTTTACTGGTTGGGAGTTTGGTTGGTTTTTTCGTATTTTCGTTATGGAGAGTTACCTCGTCCGGCTAACCTGTGGTTAAGCCTTCTGGTGGTCCTGCTTGTGGTTATCTATTTGCACGAGGTTTTTGAAGCTTCGCCTTCGGCGAGAAGGGAGAAAGCTGTTGAATCCACATTTGTGCTTTTTGATGAGATTATTCGCTTTTTAAGCAACACTCTTTCTTTTATTCGACTTGCTGCTTTTGCCATCAATCACGCAGGAATTTTTCTGGCCTTTTTGAGCATTGCTCAGATGGTGCAGGGAGGAGGAGCTTTTTCTGGGGTTTCCAGGGTTTTGGTGATTATCTTTGGCAATCTCCTTATCCTGGGCCTTGAGGGTCTGGTAGTTTTTATTCAGGCTTTGCGTTTGGAGTTTTACGAGCTCTTTTCCAGGTTTTTTGCTGGACGAGGTAGGCCTTTCCAGCCGGTAACTTTTAGGGAAATATCTACTGAGAGGAGGTAA
- a CDS encoding V-type ATP synthase subunit A, which translates to MGEGRIYLINGPVVRATGSQGFMMNEMVKVGKEGLIGEVVDIGEESFTVQVYESTTGLQVGEPVRGTGKLISAYLGPGLIGKIFDGIERPLDRIALLHGDFVVRGVEIFPLDENKRWRVEMKKEVGDTVRPGEIFALVQETPLFEHRLLVPPHVSGKVVEAKPSGDYKIHDVLLLISDQKGNVHHLTLYQEWPIRIPRPVRERLLPTIPLITGQRVIDFFFPLAKGGAAAIPGGFGTGKTVTQHQLAKWSDADVVVYIGCGERGNEMSDVLEEFPRLVDPRTGRPLMERTILIANTSNMPVSAREASIYTGITIAEYFRDMGYNVALMADSTSRWAEALRELSGRMEEMPAEEGYPAYLSSRLSEFYERAGRVKTLSGEEGSVTIIGAVSPPGGDFSEPVTRHTKEFVRCFWALDRNLAYSRHYPAINWLTSYSDFGEDLKEWFREHVGEDWDGMRERAMALLGEDDRLQQVIKLVGEDVLPDEHKLIVETGRLIKIGFLQQNSFSNVDSFCTLEKQFRMMELILLFYERARELIASGMAISEIKRSDVYLKLLRMKEEIPNDQLERFDTLREEIEKFFDNLRARYKEGAKSAS; encoded by the coding sequence ATGGGAGAAGGACGCATTTATTTGATCAACGGTCCAGTGGTGCGAGCAACTGGGTCACAGGGCTTTATGATGAATGAGATGGTTAAAGTGGGAAAGGAAGGTCTTATTGGTGAAGTAGTGGACATAGGAGAAGAAAGTTTCACAGTTCAGGTTTACGAGAGCACCACTGGTTTACAAGTTGGAGAACCGGTGCGAGGCACGGGAAAGCTTATTTCCGCTTATCTTGGTCCGGGTCTCATTGGAAAGATTTTTGATGGTATAGAACGCCCCCTGGATCGGATAGCTTTGCTTCACGGGGATTTTGTGGTTCGAGGGGTTGAGATATTTCCTTTGGATGAGAACAAGAGATGGCGGGTGGAAATGAAAAAAGAAGTTGGAGATACTGTCCGACCCGGCGAAATTTTTGCTCTGGTTCAGGAAACACCTCTTTTTGAACACCGCTTACTGGTTCCACCTCATGTATCGGGTAAAGTTGTCGAAGCCAAGCCCAGTGGTGATTATAAGATTCACGATGTTTTGCTCCTGATTTCGGACCAGAAAGGGAATGTTCATCATTTGACCCTGTATCAGGAATGGCCAATAAGAATTCCCCGTCCTGTTAGAGAAAGATTGTTACCAACCATCCCTTTGATTACTGGGCAAAGAGTGATTGATTTCTTTTTCCCGCTGGCCAAAGGTGGTGCGGCGGCCATTCCAGGTGGTTTTGGAACTGGAAAGACGGTTACTCAACATCAGCTGGCTAAATGGTCAGATGCAGATGTGGTGGTTTATATAGGTTGTGGGGAGCGAGGCAACGAGATGTCGGATGTTCTGGAAGAATTTCCTCGTCTGGTCGACCCGCGTACTGGTCGACCACTTATGGAGCGTACCATTCTCATTGCCAACACTTCCAATATGCCTGTTTCGGCTCGCGAGGCTTCCATCTATACGGGCATAACCATAGCTGAATACTTCAGAGATATGGGGTATAACGTTGCCTTGATGGCTGATTCTACTTCACGCTGGGCTGAAGCTCTGCGAGAACTTTCGGGTAGAATGGAAGAAATGCCAGCGGAAGAAGGATATCCAGCTTATCTTTCCAGTCGGCTTTCTGAATTTTACGAACGAGCTGGTCGGGTTAAAACCCTTTCTGGTGAAGAAGGTTCGGTTACCATCATTGGAGCCGTTTCTCCTCCAGGTGGAGATTTTTCTGAGCCGGTTACCCGTCATACCAAAGAGTTTGTGCGCTGTTTCTGGGCTCTGGACAGAAACCTTGCTTATTCTCGGCATTATCCGGCCATAAACTGGTTGACCAGTTACAGCGATTTCGGTGAGGATTTAAAGGAATGGTTCAGAGAACATGTTGGTGAAGACTGGGATGGTATGCGGGAGCGGGCCATGGCATTGCTTGGAGAAGATGACCGCTTGCAGCAGGTAATTAAGCTGGTGGGTGAGGACGTCCTTCCCGATGAGCATAAGTTAATAGTGGAAACAGGGAGATTGATTAAGATAGGATTCTTACAGCAGAATTCTTTTAGCAATGTTGATTCTTTCTGCACTCTTGAGAAGCAATTCAGGATGATGGAACTCATTCTGCTTTTTTATGAGAGGGCCAGGGAATTGATTGCTTCGGGAATGGCAATCAGTGAGATTAAACGCTCGGATGTTTATCTCAAGCTTTTGAGAATGAAAGAGGAAATTCCCAACGATCAGCTCGAACGGTTTGATACACTGAGAGAGGAAATAGAGAAATTTTTTGATAATTTGCGAGCCAGGTACAAAGAAGGTGCTAAAAGTGCCAGTTAA